One window of Microcoleus vaginatus PCC 9802 genomic DNA carries:
- a CDS encoding response regulator, translated as MNSQENPKLKILIVDDEPDNLDLLYRTFHRDYKVLRAESGPAALEILAKEGEVAVIISDQRMPKMSGTEFLSLTAAQYPDVIRIILTGYTDVEDLVEAINAGKVFKYVTKPWDAQELINLVSQAVETHNLLKTRTNELRRALSQESLLYAVTNTIRSALNYQQMLQRIVESVGQMFEVSCCLLRPFQDGRVADEWFVYQKAETKGLRGDEEAMPGDASAAELSPDLLPDLVWETLDVEVIQDAQTDDRVLNWDNQQRQQAYEAANIRSSLIVPLFYKMELMAVLALHQFDRPRQWQDHEVQLVITVADQAALALSQARAYEQVRALAKREALVNTITTAIRSSLDPQNIFAAITQQLGQALQVDGCALSLWTEDDEYVQCVGLYDTNRDTVAVEEGFNHPEVVANPLGPETISADAVGNAPAWVFAHPSLPQSLVPIRGNPVLLQVMVSKEPVAIEDLDEHPELNVTELQVRSPARALLVVPLLSEGKIIGSISLRQNRSIRRWNISDIDLAQIVATQAALAVQQSRLYQTTRQQAERLLEADRLKTEFFQNISHEFRTPLTLTIGPLESACRRQEDLPYEQAVIALRNSRRLLRLVNQLLDLQRLDAGRMQPSFRPCDLVGFCYSTAESFRAYCEKKGLHLITQLQECPLLYLDLERFDKVIYNLLSNAVKFTPEGGTITLKVESAGAHCLLQVKDTGIGIRTEQIPYLFERFHQAEGSASRSYEGSGLGLALVKELVELHRGQISVESVYGEGTTFTVWLHFGSTHLPPEQVLEIPAEFHSSKAAVELADVEAELSENEAENHNFEALQPIKSETAVGTVLVVDDNPDLRFYVSAILRDSGFAVLLARNGEEGFAVAKKRRPNLIITDLMMPLISGLDLIRMIREDEELQGTPAILLTAKADEDTRIEGVERGADAYLSKPFNDRELLAEVRNLIALKQNERRVQQLNSYLTESVLRRFLPPAMVKAAAAGDLALDLRPEPRLITILFSDIVGFTQMANTLRSRRVAELLNEYLAAMTKAIFDSGGTVDKFVGDAVMAFFGAPEELTPNEQVRRAVAAAGQMLRALKELNKGWLEQGIVGENGVPPVRFRCGIHQGTAVVGMFGGPDRADYTAIGPSVNIAARLQEATEPNTVLISAAVADYVEENRIVKYKPLKLKGIDETVLTFLLNCD; from the coding sequence ATGAATTCCCAAGAAAATCCTAAGCTAAAAATTCTGATCGTCGATGACGAACCGGATAACCTCGACTTGCTTTACCGCACCTTCCATCGAGACTACAAAGTGCTCAGAGCCGAATCGGGTCCCGCTGCTCTCGAAATTTTGGCAAAAGAGGGAGAAGTTGCGGTGATTATCTCCGACCAGCGAATGCCAAAAATGAGCGGTACGGAGTTTCTCAGCCTGACGGCGGCTCAGTACCCCGACGTGATCCGAATTATTTTAACTGGCTATACGGATGTTGAAGATTTAGTTGAAGCTATTAACGCTGGCAAAGTATTCAAATACGTTACCAAGCCTTGGGATGCTCAAGAGCTGATAAATCTTGTCAGTCAAGCTGTTGAGACTCACAATCTTCTGAAAACGCGCACCAATGAACTGCGCCGTGCTTTGAGCCAAGAATCGCTGCTTTATGCCGTTACCAATACTATCCGATCGGCTCTCAATTACCAGCAAATGCTGCAAAGAATTGTGGAAAGTGTTGGGCAGATGTTTGAGGTGAGTTGCTGTCTGCTGCGGCCGTTCCAAGACGGCCGAGTGGCCGATGAGTGGTTCGTTTACCAGAAGGCAGAAACTAAAGGGTTGCGGGGCGATGAGGAAGCGATGCCCGGAGATGCTTCTGCTGCCGAACTCTCCCCAGATTTGCTGCCGGATTTGGTTTGGGAAACTCTGGATGTGGAGGTGATTCAAGATGCCCAAACTGACGATCGAGTTTTAAACTGGGATAATCAGCAACGACAGCAGGCTTACGAAGCTGCGAATATTCGATCGAGCTTGATCGTACCGCTGTTTTACAAAATGGAACTGATGGCAGTCTTGGCGCTGCACCAGTTCGATCGACCGCGCCAGTGGCAAGACCACGAGGTACAGTTGGTAATTACGGTGGCAGACCAAGCGGCTTTGGCGCTTTCTCAAGCCCGGGCTTACGAACAGGTGCGGGCGCTGGCCAAGCGCGAGGCCTTAGTCAATACTATTACTACGGCAATTCGATCGAGTCTCGATCCCCAAAATATTTTTGCAGCCATTACTCAACAACTCGGCCAAGCTTTACAAGTGGACGGCTGCGCCCTATCTCTGTGGACAGAAGATGATGAATACGTCCAATGCGTGGGGCTATACGACACAAATAGAGATACCGTGGCTGTAGAAGAAGGTTTTAACCATCCAGAGGTAGTTGCGAACCCTCTTGGCCCTGAGACGATTTCGGCCGATGCTGTTGGGAATGCTCCCGCCTGGGTTTTTGCCCATCCTTCCCTGCCACAGTCTTTGGTGCCGATTCGGGGCAATCCGGTGTTGCTGCAAGTTATGGTATCAAAAGAGCCGGTGGCGATCGAAGATCTCGACGAACACCCCGAGTTAAATGTTACAGAACTGCAAGTTCGATCGCCAGCCCGCGCCCTGTTAGTCGTTCCCTTACTCTCAGAAGGCAAAATCATCGGCAGCATTTCCCTGCGCCAAAATCGCAGCATCCGCCGCTGGAACATCTCAGACATTGACCTGGCTCAAATAGTCGCCACTCAAGCTGCTCTGGCCGTACAGCAGTCGCGCCTCTACCAGACTACCAGACAGCAGGCAGAACGGCTTCTGGAAGCCGATCGGCTCAAAACCGAATTTTTCCAAAATATCTCCCACGAGTTCCGCACCCCTCTAACTCTAACCATCGGCCCTCTGGAATCAGCTTGCAGGCGCCAAGAAGACTTGCCCTACGAACAAGCCGTAATCGCTTTGCGTAATTCCCGCCGCCTCCTGCGCTTGGTAAATCAACTGCTGGACTTACAGCGACTCGATGCCGGACGGATGCAGCCGAGTTTTCGCCCCTGCGATTTAGTCGGTTTCTGTTACTCTACCGCAGAGTCATTCCGCGCCTACTGCGAGAAAAAGGGACTCCACTTAATTACCCAACTGCAAGAATGTCCTTTACTTTATTTGGATCTTGAAAGATTTGACAAAGTTATTTACAACCTGCTGTCAAATGCTGTCAAATTCACCCCAGAAGGCGGAACTATCACCCTGAAAGTTGAATCGGCCGGCGCTCACTGCTTGTTGCAAGTAAAAGACACTGGTATCGGCATTCGCACGGAACAAATTCCCTATTTATTCGAGCGGTTTCACCAAGCCGAAGGTTCAGCTAGCCGTTCCTATGAAGGCAGCGGCTTAGGTTTGGCACTTGTCAAAGAATTAGTCGAACTCCACCGCGGTCAAATTTCAGTTGAGTCAGTTTACGGCGAAGGTACTACTTTTACCGTTTGGCTGCACTTCGGTTCGACTCACTTGCCCCCGGAACAGGTACTAGAAATACCTGCGGAGTTTCACTCATCCAAAGCTGCGGTGGAACTGGCAGATGTGGAGGCGGAGTTGTCTGAAAATGAGGCAGAAAATCATAACTTTGAGGCGCTCCAACCGATTAAATCAGAAACAGCAGTGGGAACGGTTTTGGTGGTTGACGACAATCCCGATTTGCGCTTTTATGTGTCGGCTATTCTGCGAGATTCCGGCTTTGCAGTTTTGCTCGCCCGCAACGGAGAAGAAGGATTTGCCGTGGCTAAAAAACGTCGCCCTAATTTAATTATAACGGATTTGATGATGCCTTTGATTTCGGGCTTGGATTTGATTCGCATGATTCGAGAGGATGAGGAATTGCAGGGAACTCCGGCAATTTTGCTGACTGCTAAAGCCGACGAAGATACTCGAATAGAAGGAGTAGAACGGGGTGCGGATGCTTATTTGTCCAAGCCTTTTAATGATAGAGAATTGTTGGCGGAAGTGCGGAATTTGATCGCCCTCAAACAAAACGAGCGCCGAGTGCAGCAGTTGAACAGTTATTTAACTGAGTCGGTGCTGCGCCGATTTTTACCGCCGGCGATGGTGAAGGCCGCAGCGGCTGGAGATTTGGCCCTGGATTTGCGCCCGGAACCGCGATTGATTACTATTTTGTTTAGCGATATTGTCGGTTTTACTCAAATGGCAAATACGCTGCGCTCGCGCCGGGTAGCTGAGCTGTTGAATGAATATTTGGCGGCAATGACTAAGGCTATTTTTGACAGTGGCGGTACGGTGGACAAGTTTGTTGGAGATGCGGTAATGGCTTTCTTTGGCGCGCCGGAGGAACTAACGCCTAATGAGCAAGTACGTCGCGCTGTGGCTGCTGCGGGGCAAATGCTGCGAGCTCTGAAGGAGCTTAACAAGGGCTGGTTGGAGCAGGGAATTGTTGGGGAAAATGGCGTGCCTCCGGTGCGGTTTCGCTGCGGAATTCACCAGGGTACTGCGGTGGTGGGGATGTTTGGTGGCCCCGATCGAGCGGATTATACTGCGATCGGGCCGAGCGTGAATATTGCCGCCCGCTTGCAAGAGGCGACGGAACCAAACACTGTGCTAATTTCGGCGGCGGTTGCAGATTATGTTGAGGAAAATCGCATTGTTAAATATAAGCCTTTGAAACTAAAGGGAATTGATGAAACGGTATTGACTTTTTTACTAAATTGTGATTAG